atacatgatattctgttaaaaaccaaatcatttctgcaggtccagatagtccacaacaaagcacaaactccaacccgaatgtggctcgctaagtcaggctcaatctcattaagccatgtcccaaataacgtgttaacAAAATTCGGTGGAttgatattaaaagcaatgtggaccgtctgccaaagtactttggccaacgggcaatcaaaaaagagatgtttgattgtctcatcccgatcacagaaactacacctagtaggtcctgtccaattacgctttatcaagttgtccttggttaaaataacttgtttatggacaaaccacataaacacttttattttcaaaggaactttgacagcccaaacatgcttagaggtaggaatggagttcgaattaataacatcaatatacattgatttaacagtgaatactccagacctagtcaattgccagcgtaattcatcgggttgttgagataGTTGGACCTCCATTAGTCTCCTAACTAaacggagccattcttcccaacgattgcccgctagcgtccgttggaactgaatattaagggggatagattgaaatactGAGACGACGAACActtcacgtcgttgaacaatacggtACAAAGACGGATATTGGATGGACAAAggtgtctcgccgagccaagtatcctcccagaaacgtgtactagAGCCGTTTCCAATAACAAACTTCATCCTATTAAAGaaagattgtttgactttcatcagacctttccaaaaaggtgaatcagtcggcctgactgtaacctgggacaaagtttttgtCTGGAGGTACTTGGTACGAAGAATTTGAGCCCACATGGCATCATTCTCCGTTGAGAGCTTCCACaaccacttgctaagaaggcatctattcttaacttctagattctcaataccgagacccccttggtctttcggtctacagatgatatcccatttagcaagccgatattttcgtttaagctcatcaccctgccaaaagaaacgcgatcgatagaagtccagtctcttcctaacaccaactgggacctcaaagaacgataggagaaacatatgcatactcgtgagcaccgaattaatcaggattaatcggcctccgtatgacatgagcttacccttccaacaactcagtttcttctcaaatcggtcctcgatgcacttccactcttTGTTTTTCAGCCTACGATGGTGGATTGGAATACCCAGGTAAGAGAAGGGTAACTCTCCtaactcgcacccaaacaattgcctataagcctcctgttcgtctttggctctatcaaaacagaacaactcgctcttatgaaagttaatctttaacccggtcaattgttcaaataggcataacacaagattcatatttctcgccttggccaagtcatgctccataaagataattgtatcatcagcgtactgaaggatggatacacctccatcaacgagatgaggtaccaatccacctacatgaccattttccttagcccttcctatcaaaattgctaacatatccaccacaatgttaaacaggataggggacatcggatctccttgtcttaggcctttatgtgtgtcgaagtaatgacctatgtcatcattaactttaattcccacactacctttttgcgtaaatgattcaacctgccggcgccaggcttcatcaaaacctttcatacgcaatgactGTTGGAGGAATGACCATTTGATCTTATCGTACGCTTTCTTGAAATCCACCTgaaaaattactccatctaattttttggactggatttcatggagcgtttcatgcaggacaaccaccccttcaaggatatttctgtccggcatgaaagcagtttgggactgttgcaccatagaatgcgcaatctgtgtgagcctattagtccctaccttggtgaaaattttgaaactaacattgaggaggcatatcggtctgaattgctcaattctcacagcatccgtcttcttaggaagcagtgtgatagttccaaaattcaagtgaaataactgaagctgtccagagaacagatcatggaacataggtatcaaatcccccttaataatgtgccaacactttttatagaactcggccgggaatccatccggtccgggagccttattgtttttcatttgtgcaatagcatcaaagacctccttctctgagaacggggcaaccagaatatcattttCGGCAGCCGATAGCTGAGGCACATCCTCggtcctggactcatcgagggacacacaattatcctccggaggtccaaataactgcttgtaatactcggtaatatatgtttttaggttatcctgtcctaaaatagtgccctcgtcttgttcaagctgaaagatacgcctctttctgtgcttaccattagctATCAAATGGATATTAGCTATTAAATTGCTTGACCTTGTCATTGAAGTTTGCGAGGATGTCATGTCAAAAGCCATTGCAGTGTACCTAGTGCTACTATAAGGTATGTCTGTGGGGTTATGTAGAGAACAGGCGAAGATACTAGGTCGCCGGATTCATCAGACAGTGGTTGCGTCTCTTCCGATGTATCCAATTCCCTCTTGTCCCCGATACATTTCATATTTCCATATATCAGATGTGTGTGATGGTAACAAGCAAGCGTGAATAAAATTATGTTTTCTTATGGGATGGAAGCAGCTGGAGTCTTGGTCTTACTACAAGGGTTTCACCTTTTGGGCCATGTAGTAGTTGGTACAAGATTTTTTTTTTCCTTTGAGGAATAAATAGTGGCTATGCTAGTTGCTACGAGGAACGTTGTGCCTAGCAGAGTCGCAATTTATATAGCTGGACCAAGCAAGAAGACAACTAGAAGGGGCCATGTACTTATGATAGATCACATGCATGCATGGGAGATTGCCCTTACCCATAAAGGCATGGATTTATCTTTAGTTGCTTGTAGTTAAGTTTCACTTTAAAGCATACCTTGCGTACAGAAGCGAAGTACCAAGTACGTCCCGCCGTGACACCATGGATCAATTTTCGTTCTTCGGCGTTGTTGAAAGTGCACAGAAAGTGGAAGACCCATTTTTCTCCAAATTTTTATTTGCGATCACGGTCCATGGGAAAATCATCCTCTAGAATTCCATGTAGTTTTTGAGAGTTAAACTAATGGGATATATCTTGTATCTTTGTACCCCAGAGTTCCTGGTAATCATCACCAGTAAGAAAACGAGATAGTGTGTGTTTTGAATTGCACTACTAACTTGAAATGACTTACTCTAAAATCTCAGTAGAATTGATTAATTTGATGCAGCTACAAAGTGCACCTACTAATTCATCTAGGCTCATGTTGATAAGAACAGATATTAGAGATAATGAGATTAATGTTGTTGAAAAAAAATTGTCTAGACTTTCCAACATTTTAATATCACTAGTACCTGCATGTGAATTGCCAAGGGGGTAAAAGATTTTTTATCTAAATAATTTGGTAGATAGTTCATGCATAGAAAGTAAGTTAATGTAACTGACGGGCGTACCGAAAGGTGCGGTGATATATGGCATGGAATTGAGCGGCTTAATTCCGTGTTATTGCAAAATGTAAAGTTAATTAAGGTGGaatgaagaaagaagaaaaacttaGGGTTCCTTTGCCTCTCATCGGCACCGTTGCCGGCCCGCTTCATCTCCGGTGGCCGTAGGGCCATGGAGGCGTGATGGACCCAGAACCTTGCCGGCTGGAGGGATCCTGTTCCATTTTTAGGTGTTTTTatgagtttttttagggtttgtgtcctacacAGGAAGGCGACGAGGTGGCGGCTCCATGAAGATGGGATTCGGCCGGTGCTGATCTTCGATGGACCTACTTGGATCCAGTCTTTTTTCGCGTGCCTCTAAGTTCGATCCTTTCAATATATACTTCTCTTTGTAGGCAATGACTCGTGTGCTGGCTTGGCAggaccttagcacgatgacttcccgactgtcttcTATTACAGCAAGTTTGGCCTGGCTCCAGTGAGGAAGGGACGATGACGATGGCGCACCTCTgtctcgctccagtgcttgtagtcgtcactaggtggtctATGGACATAGATGTTATTTTTTTAGGAACATGTTGTTTGTACTGCCATGGAATGATGAATAGATCGACAATTTTCTCGAAAAAAAATTTAAGATGAAATTAATGTACTGTTGTAAAAGGTAAGTAAATTAATGTAATTGTACGACGTACATGGAAGATGCAGTCAAATATGGCATCATAGGGAAAACCCCGCCTAGATGAAGAAAACAAAACTCGATGGAAAGATGTGGTGGGAGGGTGGAACCGACAAAGAGTTATGCCTAGCAGGAAAAGGAACACTACTTATTTTTTAAGTAATATATAAATAAAGTAGTGATTAGGATCTCGCGTGAGTGTTACAATCACTTTGTTCAACCGTTTAGTCATCTCCGCAATATTTGTTTCCATCATAATATTATGCTGCCTTATACCTAAAAGAAGGAATGATTTCCTATGCAGCACCAACAACTATTAGTATACCTATTTTTCTAATATATAATCATCTATGTATATCTTATCAAACGTCGTGTACTGTTTGTAGGCGCTCTGTGTTAGCATTCGTGGAGTCATCATCTCACAAGCAAAGGGAAAAGTCGAGATTTATTGGTCAATAACTGTGAAGTTGAAAAGGGAAAAGTTTTGACCGAGCAATCAGTCAGACCAAGGCTGGCGTGGCTTCCGCGTTCGCGCGTGCCGGCGGCAGCCGGACTGCCGGTTTGACCACTTGATCCGATTAACGCCCACGGCAAGGTCGCAATCAATCCTTTCGATTCCAACTCGTGCACGCACGCTCTCAGCTTCCGACTTCCTTTCATCCGGAGGCTATAAAATCTGCATCCGGCGCTCCGTTCAACTGCAGCACTAACAGAACTGGGAATTATTAGCATCTGATCGAGCAACAAGCCCTCTTGATCTCTCGAATCTCGATTCACCGAGCTGCAACAGGCCTCTCAGGTGCCTGATCGGAGTTTCCACAGGATCCATGGCCATGGAGAGGTTTCTGACTGCGCTTGTCTTCTGCGAGGCGCCCCTCGACGGCTACGGCATGTCCATGATGACATCCTCCAGGGCGGTCAAGCCGCTGGTGTCCGCTGGCTCGATAAAGCCGGCGGCTGCTGCGCCCAAGGCTGACGATGCGTACGCCGGGAAGAAGCCTGGATTCTGCGGCGAGACGACCACGCAGCGGCATGCTGGGTATGAGCTGGCGTTCGACGGTCTCAACTGCTTTGAAACCGTCGTCATGTACCAAGCATGAAAAATTATTGATTCATTGTATATGTTATGGACGTTTGTAACGGCGTCAGGGTCCTTTCATTTTGATCTGTACATACAGGACTTGGATCAAATGGGTTGTTGACACGTGCGTCTAGTAATGGTTTACTTATTCGACCgcattatctctactcctaatggagcagttggtagtctcgcttccaggtttttttcgtcccaccacttttgtccgggtttttttcgtaggttaaccgtcgtagatttttttcgtcgcctcccccacttcatcggtttattttcacttcaccctctcacacaacgaaaaaaactgaacggatcagaacttttcatactgacgcaaattatttagtaatgtctttatgtaaaagaatcaatcacaatcaatctctaaagattaaatctaaattaattaatcttcataacgtttgtttccttgcgaatcacgtccataactttccttccttgtttgggcagaaactgtttggtagcagagattaggaagcttcctatgagtgtagtaataggaagtattctttttcttgatgattcgtttccatgcatgatgatagtaaattaggccaacattcaccactatttattAACGTCATGAATCGTATCCATtcctaccagttttaagggaatctgctcgctatgtcttctttaaggggatccgctcgctaagtcGTCGTCACACGTTATTTTCACAAGCAATTCCCCTAAAAAAAGGCGTGGGTATTGGTAGTTGAACGCCCGCTAGGTTTTCCGCCTGTCCCATCCTCGCGTTGTGCCGCCGCCACTCGCCGAATTTCCAGCCGCCCGAGCCCGTTAACTTCGCCAGCCATCGGGTCGACTGCCCCCGCCCCAAACCCCCATCCCCGAGCACTAGCTATCGCCGCGTTGCCGCCCCAAGCTCCACGCCACCGGGAACGAATCAAGCGCCGTCCCGACACCGCCGTCGCCGGCCCAGCACCTCCAGCCTTGCATGGACAGCTTCAATGTGCAGTCTCCCTTGTTGCCTCACCTTCTGCCAGCGCATGCAACGGCGGGGTTGGACGCGTGCGTGCTTGCTAGCTTGCTCTCCGTGCGTACGTACTTGCTCTGCGTGCGTCGCACCGGCCAATGCGCATGATGCGTGTGTGCCTGCTTTTCTGTTTGTGTATGTCAGCGTGATGCGTGTGTACGTTGCTGTGTGTGTATGATATAGATGGCCCGAGTGTGTGCATGCTGATGAagctacgtacctagggtaggggcacggacctgtccaaagagccctacccaaggacgtcCCTAgaggaagtcacctttcaatcgacttgaaggtatcccactcgacagattcaagacactcgaccaagaagctatcactcaaCCACGAAGCTAACCACTAGACtgccagaagacctaaagtcactccacgggcaaacggtcggctatcaagtagtctttatggtcgttatagcactttattaggggcgttatcagtaacgcccaaccttaaatgtaccttaaaccctgcattactgagggcaggagggggccggcgaactctatataagccacccctctcctcagtatgaagggttcgcacccctgttatccacacgcatataatccaatcgaccgcctccgggcaccgagacgtagggctgttacttcctccgtgaagggcctgaactcgtaaatcctcgtgtgcttacaacttctccatagctaagatatagcctctccatacacacccccctacttcactgtcagagttagaaccacgacaattggcgcccaccttggggcaggagTCTTAGCGCCTTGTGGGagaagttgcgatcttttccgatccatTCAATCATGGTTTCCTGCAGAGTTTTGgtagagggccgcgagatccgtctcggcgcgctcaccttcatcgccgacgactccgcctggcttcaggaggcgccgctcgacatcgacgcgctccccgtccgcggtgcgacgcacttccgcgcatgcattcgtggcgtcctcctgcggcagccatcgacccaATACCAGTCGGCTCTcgcttcgtcttcccgccccgtctcccaccagcgcaagcgctccggtcggtcgagactccagcggtgggtgaggcatgccgtggctcgccagtcggcagccccacaagtcgcggcaatcgagcccgacaaatCCTTCTGCGGCCTGTTCGACCCGTCGACTGGTttcgcggagaccgcatccgagtgcgacagcagcgatccagcggctgaggttctggcggtcgatggaacgcaCAGCCCTCCCGGTTaccctcgcgctgatggaggcgcgggtgggggcgacccgtcgcatccccacgatgagtatctcctcgaacctctcacgtcgttgcagcgagaggagcttcgccgccggaacatggacgcgctccacactcctattgtcggagaaacccccgaggcccgggccttggaggacgcgcgcttggctaacctggccgagcgcacttgactggagaatctccagtgaatactcgacgagcaagcgcgtcagcgggctcccgagtccagtcgacgtcagcaagctcccgagtccagtcgacgtcagctcttcccgccgccgcaggtataccgaaccccagttcagaatttggccgctgcggcccgtatagcagaatcaattcagccctcccagtcggaggctggcaggggcttgttgctgatcagagcgttgctccgggcggcgggaaaccagaattccgtcGTTTCTCAGTCGCGGGACAgaatccacagtcgatccgttgcaacagatacggtccagtcggctcacagcccgagattgcccccgaggcgtgaggggcgtggtgaccggcatgatcagtacaggacgaatgagcagtatgatcaccgatttgatcgtgatgatagacgtcgagtgccaacccctcccccgaggagtgggtcgtatgcgcctcgacggcaagatgacagacgccctcatagtgttgggcagaggattccagtcgaccccagggacctaggctttgatgcgagatccatcctcgttcaaggtttggttgacaggaacagagctcatcgagaaggccacaacagagatgcgcctgccagcagcagagtacatgcttcaggaccagagtgtttcagtcgagccatcaaagccgcagtgattcctc
The sequence above is drawn from the Triticum aestivum cultivar Chinese Spring chromosome 7A, IWGSC CS RefSeq v2.1, whole genome shotgun sequence genome and encodes:
- the LOC123147717 gene encoding uncharacterized protein translates to MAMERFLTALVFCEAPLDGYGMSMMTSSRAVKPLVSAGSIKPAAAAPKADDAYAGKKPGFCGETTTQRHAGYELAFDGLNCFETVVMYQA